In the Hordeum vulgare subsp. vulgare chromosome 7H, MorexV3_pseudomolecules_assembly, whole genome shotgun sequence genome, one interval contains:
- the LOC123411357 gene encoding coiled-coil domain-containing protein 12, which yields MGAEEDAAARRERLKALRAAKELLSTPDGSSPAPDADQQNGEHGTAEEQGTGPALPGPVDAPEDASKENVSPTKESDEAEDNGEVPLKFRNYLPHDERLRGGKVAPLSLPKFEDPIAADAAEPKQLENPFGNIAPKNPNWDLKRDVQKRIDKLEKRTQKSLAEIALEQQKEKEALEEGSDAAQE from the exons ATGGGCGCCGAGGAGGACGCCGCAGCCCGCCGAGAGCGCCTCAAGGCCCTCCGCGCCGCCAAGGAGCTCCTCTCCACGCCCGACGGCTCCTCCCCCGCCCCCGACGCGGACCAGCA GAATGGTGAACATGGGACTGCAGAAGAACAGGGGACAGGGCCAGCATTACCAGGTCCTGTGGATGCACCTGAGGATGCTTCCAAGGAGAACGTTAGCCCCACCAAGGAATCTGATGAGGCTGAAGACAATGG GGAGGTACCATTGAAGTTCAGAAACTACCTTCCCCATGATGAGCGCCTTCGAGGTGGTAAGGTGGCTCCGTTGTCTCTCCCCAAGTTTGAAGATCCAATTGCTGCTGATGCCGCTGAGCCAAAGCAGCTCGAG AACCCGTTCGGTAACATCGCTCCAAAGAACCCGAACTGGGACCTGAAACGAGACGTGCAGAAGAGGATCGACAAGCTGGAGAAGCGGACCCAGAAATCTTTGGCGGAGATTGCAT TGGAGCAGCAAAAGGAGAAAGAGGCTCTGGAGGAGGGGAGCGATGCAGCTCAAGAGTGA
- the LOC123407206 gene encoding protease 2-like, protein MLLRIGLAVGSSLPRLPLPSIPPLRPHPSCLLSRRRALLLLPLSTLRPYSRSALSSSAAMAAPPVARKVPRKLAEHGDVRVDDYYWLRDDARADPDVLAHLRAENDYTAALMSDTKQLEDEIFAEIRGRIKEDDVDVPLRKGQYYYYKRTLTGKEYAQRCRRLVPTNGPITVHDEMPTGPDAPAEHIILDENLKAEGHDYYSIGAFKVSPSGKLVAYAEDTKGDEIYTVFVIDAESGQYVGQPLKAITSDIEWAGDDNLVYITMDNILRPDKVWLHKLGCDQSDDTCLYHEKDDTFSLGLHASESKQYLFVGSGSKNTSFIFYLDIPNQSKELAVLTPRVDGIDTTASHRGNHFYITRRSEEFYNSELVACPLNNVTETTVLLPHRESVKIQDVQLFENHIAVYERENGLPKATVYRLPATGEAVGQLQGGRAIDFVDPAYAVEPEPSQFHSNVIRFYYSSMRTPPSIFDYDMDTGVSVLKKIDTVLGGFEVSNYVTERKWAAASDGTQIPMSVLYRKDMVKLDGSDPMLLYGYGSYEICIDPTFRGSRFSLVDRGFIYVIAHIRGGGEMGRNWYEDGKLMKKKNTFTDFIACAEHLIENKYCTKEKLCINGRSAGGLLMGAVLNMRPDLFKAAVAGVPFVDVLTTMLDPTIPLTTAEWEEWGDPRKEEYYYYMKSYSPVDNVTAQDYPHILVTAGLNDPRVMYSEPAKFVAKLRELKTDNNLLLFKCELGAGHFSKSGRFEKLREDAFTYAFILKALGMTPPTAASSL, encoded by the exons atgctcCTCCGCATCGGCCTCGCCGTCGGCTCCTCGCTCCcccgcctccctctcccctcgatcCCGCCGCTCCGGCCCCACCCCTCCTGCCTCCTctcccgccgccgcgccctcctcctcctccccctctccacCCTGCGCCCCTACTCGCGCTCCGCCCTCAGCTCCTCCGCCGCGATGGCCGCGCCGCCGGTGGCCAGGAAGGTGCCGCGGAAGCTGGCCGAGCACGGCGACGTGCGGGTCGACGACTACTACTGGCTCCGCGACGACGCGCGCGCCGACCCGGACGTCCTCGCCCACCTCCGCGCCGAGAACGACTACACCGCCGCCCTCATGTCCG ATACCAAGCAACTCGAGGACGAAATATTCGCTGAGATCCGAGGGAGAATCAAGGAAGACGATGTAGATGTGCCTCTCCGCAAGGGGCAGTATTACTACTACAAAAGAACATTGACCGGCAAGGAGTATGCGCAACGCTGTAGGCGTCTTGTGCCGACCAATGGCCCTATTACAGTCCACGATGAGATGCCCACAGGCCCTGATGCGCCTGCTGAGCATATTATTCTGGACGAGAATTTGAAGGCTGAGGGTCATGACTACTACAGCATCGGGGCTTTCAAG GTCAGTCCCAGCGGCAAGCTAGTTGCCTACGCAGAGGACACAAAGGGTGATGAAATCTACACTGTTTTTGTCATTGACGCAGAGAGTGGACAGTATGTTGGGCAACCACTGAAAGCAATTACTTCTGACATTGAGTGGGCCGGTGATGACAACCTTGTTTACATAACAATGGACAACATTCTTCGACCAGATAAA GTATGGTTACACAAGTTAGGATGTGATCAATCGGATGATACATGCCTGTATCATGAAAAGGATGACACATTTTCACTTGGTCTTCATGCTTCCGAAAGCAAACAGTATTTATTTGTTGGATCTGGAAGCAAAAATACAAGCTTTATATTTTACCTAGACATACCCAATCAGAGCAAGGAGCTCGCAGTTTTGACACCTCGTGTAGATGGCATCGATACAACAGCAAGTCACCGTGGAAACCATTTCTATATTACAAGGAGAAGTGAAGAATTCTACAACTCCGAATTGGTTGCTTGTCCGTTGAATAATGTAACTGAGACCACTGTCTTGCTACCGCATAGAGAAAG TGTGAAAATTCAGGATGTACAACTCTTCGAGAATCACATTGCTGTCTATGAGCGTGAAAATGGGCTACCAAAAGCAACTGTCTATCGCTTACCAGCCACTGGAGAGGCAGTTGGGCAACTTCAGGGAGGACGTGCAATTGATTTTGTTGATCCAGCATATGCAGTGGAACCTGAGCCGTCACAGTTCCATTCAAATGTTATTCGCTTTTATTATAGCTCAATGAGGACGCCACCCTCCATCTTTGACTATGACATGGATACGGGGGTGTCGGTATTAAAGAAAATTGACACT GTTTTAGGTGGGTTTGAAGTGTCAAACTATGTAACAGAGAGAAAATGGGCTGCTGCTTCTGATGGAACTCAGATCCCCATGTCCGTTCTTTACAGAAAAGACATGGTGAAGCTTGATGGCTCAGACCCCATGCTGCTATATGGATATGGCTCGTATGAG ATATGCATAGATCCAACTTTCAGGGGATCAAGATTCTCTCTGGTGGACAGGGGTTTTATATACGTGATAGCTCATATCCGTGGAGGTGGTGAAATGGGCCGGAACTGGTATGAAGATGGGAAGCTGATGAAGAAGAAAAACACTTTCACCGATTTCATTGCTTGTGCCGAGCACTTGATAGAAAACAAGTACTGTACGAAGGAAAAGCTTTgcatcaatgggagaagtgcaggTGGTCTACTGATGGGTGCTGTCCTAAATATGAGACCTGACTTATTCAAGGCAGCTGTTGCTGGGGTGCCTTTCGTCGATGTTCTCACAACTATGCTTGACCCAACTATCCCGTTGACTACAGCTGAATGGGag GAGTGGGGTGATCCAAGGAAAGAAGAATACTACTATTACATGAAATCTTATTCTCCTGTTGATAAC GTAACAGCACAAGACTATCCCCACATTCTCGTCACTGCTGGCTTAAACG ATCCTCGCGTGATGTACTCGGAGCCTGCTAAGTTTGTGGCGAAGCTGAGGGAGCTGAAGACAGACAACAACCTCCTGCTGTTCAAGTGTGAGCTCGGCGCCGGGCACTTCTCCAAGTCGGGGAG GTTTGAGAAGTTGCGAGAGGACGCCTTCACCTACGCATTCATCCTCAAGGCGTTGGGGATGACTCCTCCAACAGCGGCTTCTTCGCTGTGA